Proteins found in one bacterium genomic segment:
- a CDS encoding SpoIID/LytB domain-containing protein: MIGCAPVYKIPVERHKIPSKKQRIPLIRVALGEQSNIEIRGSKLFILPGGRQVKSDKKVSGGLYFKAMIVSQDSDSVFIDATPIIGLDWPVKITSNNDAIEFNSRTYRGEFTIYKKGNKFLVVNKLNIEDYLRSVVPCELWTNNLEALKAQAVASRTYALYSIKDTEEYDLEATVQDQVYKGRNSENEVATRAVNETYGIVCTYNGEIIQSNYSSTCGGRTADGGLPYLTSISCPFCENSPHYKWEVSYPESKFLELITPSSVILSKAKNVIKSVRVKKRDSSGRVELLEIITDKGNYTIKGRDVRTILGLKSTFLDVNLKGNKIVINGRGQGHGIGMCQWGILGMANKGFGYESMLRYYYKDVEIKKIY, translated from the coding sequence TTGATTGGTTGTGCTCCAGTGTATAAAATACCAGTTGAAAGACATAAAATACCGAGTAAAAAACAAAGAATTCCATTAATTAGAGTAGCTCTCGGTGAACAGAGTAATATTGAGATTAGAGGGAGTAAACTTTTTATCTTGCCTGGCGGCAGACAGGTAAAGTCTGACAAAAAAGTATCAGGTGGTCTCTATTTCAAGGCGATGATAGTTAGTCAGGATAGCGACTCTGTATTTATTGATGCGACCCCAATAATTGGATTAGATTGGCCAGTCAAGATTACATCAAATAATGATGCAATAGAATTTAATAGTAGAACTTACAGAGGCGAGTTTACCATATATAAAAAGGGTAATAAGTTTCTTGTAGTAAATAAACTTAACATTGAGGATTACTTGAGGAGCGTAGTCCCTTGTGAGCTATGGACTAATAATTTAGAAGCCCTTAAAGCACAAGCAGTAGCTAGCCGTACCTATGCACTTTACTCTATTAAAGATACTGAAGAATACGATTTAGAAGCAACTGTTCAAGATCAAGTGTATAAGGGAAGGAATAGTGAAAATGAGGTTGCTACTCGGGCTGTAAATGAAACATATGGTATTGTGTGTACTTATAATGGTGAAATTATTCAATCAAATTATTCATCTACCTGTGGTGGTAGGACTGCTGATGGTGGATTACCATACTTAACAAGTATCTCGTGTCCATTCTGTGAAAATTCACCTCATTACAAATGGGAAGTCAGTTATCCAGAATCTAAGTTTTTAGAACTAATTACACCATCCTCTGTCATTCTGAGCAAAGCGAAGAATGTCATAAAGAGTGTAAGAGTTAAGAAACGGGACTCTTCCGGGAGGGTAGAACTCTTAGAAATTATCACTGATAAAGGAAACTACACTATAAAAGGAAGAGATGTAAGGACTATTCTTGGACTGAAGAGTACATTTCTTGATGTAAATCTTAAGGGTAATAAGATAGTAATAAATGGTAGAGGTCAGGGTCATGGTATCGGGATGTGTCAATGGGGTATCTTAGGGATGGCAAACAAAGGATTTGGATATGAGAGTATGCTTAGGTATTATTATAAAGATGTAGAAATTAAAAAAATTTACTAA